A window of Verrucomicrobiia bacterium contains these coding sequences:
- a CDS encoding class I SAM-dependent methyltransferase, which produces MLPHPVIRTRFEAAEQKPDFVNQLFDRGAQYYDGIVSWGFLRSGSSYRRWALGRQGLRPGQRLLDVGCGTGLVAVEAARLLGTAQSITCLDPSSGMLSVAKRKLNARFLQGRAEEIPLPDGSFDFLTMGYALRHVTSLDQAFQEYHRVLASGGKVLLLEITKPSNRLGAALLKTYFNSLYPWLTRIFTGSQAAQDLVKYYWETIEACVRPELILETLRRAGFREVKRDSRFGILSEYSAVK; this is translated from the coding sequence ATGCTTCCACACCCCGTAATAAGAACCCGATTTGAGGCCGCCGAGCAGAAGCCCGATTTCGTAAACCAGCTCTTTGATCGCGGCGCGCAATATTACGATGGCATTGTGTCCTGGGGTTTCCTCAGGAGCGGCAGCAGTTACCGCCGGTGGGCGTTGGGGCGGCAAGGTTTGCGCCCCGGCCAACGGCTGCTGGATGTCGGTTGCGGCACGGGCCTTGTGGCGGTCGAAGCAGCCAGGCTCCTGGGCACCGCGCAGAGCATTACCTGTCTGGACCCGAGCAGCGGTATGCTTTCAGTGGCAAAACGCAAACTCAACGCGCGCTTCCTCCAGGGGCGGGCGGAAGAGATTCCGTTGCCGGACGGGTCGTTCGATTTTCTGACGATGGGTTACGCGCTGAGGCACGTGACCAGCCTGGATCAGGCCTTTCAGGAATACCACCGGGTGCTGGCGAGCGGGGGCAAGGTGCTGCTGCTCGAAATTACCAAGCCGTCCAACCGGCTTGGCGCCGCCCTGTTGAAGACCTACTTCAACTCTTTATACCCCTGGCTCACTCGGATTTTCACCGGAAGCCAAGCCGCACAGGACCTGGTGAAGTATTACTGGGAAACGATCGAAGCTTGCGTGCGCCCCGAGCTGATCCTGGAAACTTTGCGTCGAGCAGGATTCAGAGAGGTAAAACGGGATAGCCGTTTTGGCATACTAAGCGAGTACTCGGCGGTGAAATAG
- a CDS encoding arabinan endo-1,5-alpha-L-arabinosidase gives MKFSRNIHLLRTFIAALALSSTANAQTGAAEQPPAESMAALPLEESASRGIVTRDPSDIVKCKGEYWVFYTGRGVPSYHSKDLVKWERGPAVFKTAPEWIANTVPENRHMSYWAPDIMKVGDRYLLYYAVSSMGKMTSAIGLATNATLDPNDPAYQWTDEGVVVRTREGDNYNAIDPTVFRDTDSSLWLTFGSYWSGIKLIQLDPKTGKRIAPDSEIYSLAYNESIEASYLCKHDGYYYLFVNWGSCCQGPRSTYNIRIGRSTKVTGPYLDKAGVDMLHGGGSVFLATTNGPLIGPGHAGTLLAEGRTWFTSDFEGDLRMNGKATLAIMPLRWNLDGWPEATVIDVKPPNLAEPASR, from the coding sequence ATGAAATTCAGCCGAAATATCCATCTACTAAGGACATTTATCGCAGCCTTGGCTCTTTCATCGACGGCAAATGCGCAAACCGGCGCAGCCGAACAGCCGCCGGCAGAATCCATGGCCGCCCTGCCCCTGGAAGAATCCGCGAGCCGGGGAATTGTCACGCGCGATCCTTCCGACATCGTAAAGTGCAAGGGTGAATATTGGGTCTTTTACACCGGGCGCGGCGTGCCGTCTTATCATTCCAAGGATTTGGTGAAATGGGAACGCGGGCCTGCGGTATTCAAAACGGCGCCGGAATGGATCGCCAACACGGTTCCCGAAAACCGCCACATGTCCTATTGGGCGCCGGACATCATGAAAGTCGGCGACCGGTATCTGCTCTATTATGCCGTTTCCTCGATGGGAAAAATGACCTCGGCCATCGGGCTGGCCACGAATGCCACCTTAGACCCAAACGACCCGGCGTATCAGTGGACTGATGAAGGTGTCGTGGTGCGGACGCGGGAGGGTGACAACTACAATGCGATCGATCCAACTGTATTTCGTGACACCGACAGCAGCCTGTGGTTGACGTTTGGTTCCTATTGGAGCGGCATCAAGCTGATTCAGCTCGATCCCAAGACCGGCAAACGCATCGCGCCGGATTCGGAGATATATTCACTGGCCTACAATGAATCAATCGAGGCGTCTTATCTGTGCAAGCATGATGGCTACTACTATCTTTTTGTGAACTGGGGTTCTTGCTGTCAGGGCCCCAGGAGCACTTACAACATCCGGATCGGTCGGAGCACGAAGGTCACCGGGCCGTATCTTGACAAAGCCGGTGTGGACATGTTACACGGCGGGGGCAGCGTGTTTTTGGCCACTACCAACGGGCCGTTGATCGGACCGGGCCATGCGGGAACGCTGCTTGCGGAAGGCAGGACTTGGTTCACGTCAGATTTCGAAGGTGACCTTCGGATGAATGGAAAAGCAACCCTTGCGATCATGCCCTTGCGATGGAATCTGGACGGATGGCCGGAGGCAACGGTGATTGATGTCAAACCTCCCAACCTTGCCGAACCTGCGTCGAGGTAA
- a CDS encoding corrinoid protein, whose amino-acid sequence MPELNQLQEAIINGDALLARGAAEQALAQGIDPLKLVNEQMVPAMDEVGRRFECSEYFVPELLISARAMKAALELIRPLLAARGEQPVGRVAIGTVRGDLHDIGKNLVASLLEGGGFEVIDLGVNVPPEKFIETIKEKHANIIAMSALLTTTMPAMKTTIEALERAGVRQQVKVFVGGAPLTEKFAHEIGADGYSENAVGAVALAKRAVAAPQA is encoded by the coding sequence ATGCCCGAACTGAACCAACTCCAAGAGGCTATCATCAATGGGGACGCCCTGCTGGCTCGAGGCGCCGCCGAACAAGCCCTGGCCCAGGGAATCGACCCGCTCAAGCTTGTGAACGAACAGATGGTGCCCGCCATGGACGAGGTGGGACGCCGGTTCGAGTGCAGCGAATATTTTGTGCCGGAGCTGCTCATCTCGGCGCGGGCGATGAAAGCCGCCCTGGAACTGATCCGCCCGCTGCTGGCCGCCCGAGGCGAGCAACCGGTGGGGCGCGTCGCCATTGGAACTGTCCGAGGTGACTTGCACGACATCGGCAAGAACCTCGTGGCCTCGCTGCTGGAAGGAGGCGGGTTCGAGGTGATTGATCTCGGCGTCAATGTGCCGCCCGAGAAATTCATCGAGACGATCAAGGAGAAGCACGCCAATATCATCGCCATGTCCGCCTTGCTGACGACTACCATGCCGGCGATGAAAACAACCATCGAAGCCCTCGAACGCGCCGGGGTGCGCCAGCAGGTGAAGGTCTTTGTGGGAGGCGCGCCGCTGACGGAGAAATTTGCTCACGAAATCGGCGCCGATGGCTACTCTGAAAATGCCGTGGGCGCGGTGGCATTGGCCAAAAGGGCCGTCGCGGCGCCTCAGGCCTAG